The window cttctttggcACCAACCAATTTCTCTCTCATAGTATGGTGAAAGAGCTCTTAATGTAGCAAAGCCTTGCTTTTCAAGGGATGATTGAAGTGTGTTTTATATGTAGGTTCACTTTACCGCCGTTCTTGTCTTGTTTACTATTTTATTTTGGCCACTGCAACAGGGTAAACAGTTTGCCAATGAATCTAATTGATCAATTTAGGTAGTTTCCCTTTAGTTATTGGACTACCCTTTCAAACGACAAAGAACAGTGAAACCActtcaacttcatcataCAATGTCTCTTAATAATACCACGTTAGCATCAGAGAACTTAGCAGCCCTAGATGATTCatcaaagaaggaaattgcTGCGTTTTTAGAATCTGAAAACTCTAAGCAGAAAGTACAAATGTCCATTCATCAGTTGACTAATACATGTTTCAAGAATTGTGTTTCCAGTATTACGGATTCCAACTTGAATGCACAAGAGGAAGAGTGTTTGAGTAGTTGTGTGAATAAGTTTTTGGATACCAATATTAGATTAGTGAAGGGTTTACAAAATTCACaatgaaagaataaaaaaaatgaatgaatgaatgaatggTTCTATCTATATA is drawn from Naumovozyma castellii chromosome 10, complete genome and contains these coding sequences:
- the TIM8 gene encoding protein transporter TIM8 (ancestral locus Anc_4.367), which gives rise to MSLNNTTLASENLAALDDSSKKEIAAFLESENSKQKVQMSIHQLTNTCFKNCVSSITDSNLNAQEEECLSSCVNKFLDTNIRLVKGLQNSQ